The genomic region GTCAAGCGATGCGCTGGGCAGGGGCGTGGACATGCGCAATCAATTCCGTTCAGTGTTTGGCGGCGGGTCAGAGTCCCCGAGCAGAGGACACGCGTTGCGCGGAGTATGCAAGCACGCGCAGGTAAGCAAAGTGACCAAGGCGCAGCAATGTGGGGCGTCGGGTGTGATAATCCCGAGCCCTGTATTATCCATAAAATTCAGGCTTCTGCCAGCGGTTGCTTGGATTGCGTCTTAGCTTATTGGCAGATCGGGCGTGTAGGGCACGTCCGTGTTGCCGTAATCAAGGCCCATCTTGTGCAGTTCGCTTGTGATCTGGGAACGATGATGGGTTTGATGATTTAACAGTTGCACCAGAAACAGCTGTCGGGGCAGCTTGCGGGTGACGCCATCGGGGAAGGGAAGTTCGCGGATTTCATCCTGCCAGCTGTGATCGGCGCCTTCGACGAATTCGGTTATGTCGGCATCGACTTCGGCCCGCATGGCCTTGAGCGTTTCGAAATCGTCGGCAACGATGGTGGTTGGTGCGAACGGACCAGCTTCACCGGTACGCAGTATGGTCAGAATGCGCAGATCAACATACAGGATGTGGTTTAGGGTGTTGTGGATGGAGCCAAAGAACATATTGCGATCCAACCGCCGTTCGACATCGCCGATCTGATCGCAGAGGTCAAACAGCACGCCGTTCTGCCAGCTGTTATAGGTCGCCATGCAGCGGCCATAGTCGTTGAAATTCATCTTGGACATTTTGAAACCGCTCCTTCCAGAGGCGCAATCAGGCCTGGTTTTTCTTGGTTGTCATGGGTTTAACCAATACTACCGCATGTCGCGGGCCGTGGCACTGAAATACATCAAGGGCGGCATCCGATTGAATGCCGCCCTTGCTTTTTGTGTGTTTGCGATCAAACCCGGTTAGTGGGTCATGATCCGTTCCGGGCCCATCAGGGTGGTCGGAAGCCAAGTCGATATCACCGGGACATAGGTGATCAGGATCAGGAAGCCCAGCAGGATCAGAAGCCACGGGAAGGCAGCCTTCACGACCTTGAGCAACGGCATGCCGGTAATCCCGGATGTCACAAACAGGTTCAATCCGACCGGTGGTGTGATCATGCCGATTTCCATATTGACCACCATGATGATGCCCAGATGGATCGGATCAATGCCCAACTGCATGGCAATCGGGAACAGGATCGGCGCCATGATCAGAAGGATCGCCGATGGTTCCATGAAGTTGCCGGCAATCAGCAAAACGATGTTAACAACAATCAGGAAGCCCCATGCCGGCAGGCCCCATCCAATGATGGTTTCGGCAATGGTGTGCGGGATACGTTCAGAGGTCAGAACATGGGCAAACAGCATCGCGTTGGCGATGATGAACATCAGCATGATAGTGACTTTACCGGCATCCAGCAGGACGTGACGGACTTCCTTGTCAAACGGGATCAGGACCAGTGCCTTGCCCATTTTCGGAAGGTTGTGCGCCATCAGGCTGCCAATGCCGGTATTGCCGTTTTCTGGCACCCATGAAAGTTCCTTGATCGGGCCCATATCGCGGTAAAACAGCACCGCAACAAACATGGCATAGAACGCGGCAACCGCCGCGGCCTCGGTCGGGGTGAAGACCCCGCCATAAATGCCACCCATGATCAGCAGAACCAGCAACAGGCCACCCGATGCCGAAAACAGCGCACCGCCCCATTCACCAAGGGTCGGGCGGGGCTGGCTTGGCAGTTTCTTGATGCGTGCAACGATATAGATCGCAATCATCAACATCAGGCCGACCATGATCCCCGGAATAACGCCAGCAAGGAACATGCGACCAACCGAAACCTCGGTCGCGGCGGCGTAAACAACCATCACGATGGATGGAGGGATCAGAATACCAAGCGTACCGGCATTACAGATCACACCAGCCGCAAAGCTTTGCGGGTAACCTGCGCGCACCATACCGGCAATCACGATGGAGCCGATGGCAACGACGGTTGCCGGGCTTGACCCCGAAACAGCCGCAAACAGCATGCAGGCCAGAACCGATGCCATGGCAAGACCACCGGGGAACCAGCCCACGGTATCAATGGCAAAGCGGATCAGACGGCGGGCAACCCCGCCGGTCGACAGGAAGGCCGATGCCAGAATGAAGTAGGGAATGGCAAGAAGGGTGTAGTGTTCCATCCCGCCAAAAAGCTTTTCTGCCAGGGTGGCAAGGCTATCGTCGCCAAAAAGAAGGATGGTCGAAAGCGACGCAACACCCAGCGAAATGGCAATCGGTGCGCCAAGCGCCATCAAGCCAAACAGCAGGATAAACAGGAATGCGATAGTCATTTGAATGTTCCCCCTGTCCGGCTTACGACTTTGGCGTCGAAGCGGTGGCGGACTTGTCGTCCTCCACGGTGCTTGCGCCAAGCTGATCAATCGCTTCGCGCGCTTCGTCAGCCAGATTGAAGCCAACCTGTTGGCCGGTAATGATGCGCCAGCCAACCTGTGCCAGACGGAATGCCAGCAAAGCGGCACCCACCGGCATGATCAGATAGACGATCCACAGCATGATCGGGCTGTCTTCAGCTTCCATTTCAAGCATGTGGTTGAAGCTGACCAGCTCCCAGCCGCCAATAATCAGCCAGCTTGAATACAGAATGCCGGCCGCGACAACGATCAGACCGATGACGCGCTGGGCATTCTTGGGGAACAGGCGAACGAGGGCGTCCACCCCGATGTGCGACCCAACCTTGACCCCATAGGACATGCCAAACAGGATCAGCCAGGCAAAAAGAAATTCCGTGGTTTCCAAGGCCCAGGTCAGGCCGGAATTGAACACGTAACGCATGACGACGTTTACAAAGGTAAGCGACGTCATAGCGGCGAGCAGGAGGGCAATAATGCCCTCCTCCAGCCGGTTAACGACCGTTGAGATCATCTTGAACGGCCCTTTTCCGATGATGTTGGGAAAAAAGTACGGATCAGTTGCACGCAGCAGCGGCGTCGATGATGTCCTGGCCGATATCGCCAGAGAACTCATCCCAAACCGGTTTCATTGCAGTCTGCCATTTGGCGAATTCTTCGCCGGAAAGCTGCAGGATTTCGGTTTCGCCGGAGTCAATAACTGCCTGACGCTGTTCTGCGGTTAGTTCCGCCGACAGGCCGTTTGCGTAATCGCTGGCTTCTTTCATCGCCTGCGCAAGGCCGTCGCGGATTTCCGGATCCAGACCTTCCCACCACTTGGTCGAGGTAACGACCATGTAGTCAAGCAGACCGTGGTTGGATTCGGTGATGTAATCCTGAACTTCGAAGAACTTTTTGGAATAGATGTTCGACCAGGTGTTTTCCTGACCGTCAACAACGCCGGTCTGAAGGGCCGAATAAGTTTCCGAGAAGGCCATTTTCTGCGGAACCGCATCAACAGCTTCGAACTGGGCGGCGATCACGTCAGACGACTGAATACGGAATTTCTGACCAGCAGCATCTTCCGGTGCGCGCAGCGGCTTGTTGGCCGAAAGCTGTTTCAGGCCGTTGTGCCAGTAACCAACACCGGTCAGACCTTTGGACGACATTGCGTTCAGCAATTCCTGACCTTTTTCGCCATTCTGGAAGCAGGAAACCGCATCCATGTCCTTGAACAGGAACGGAAGATCATAGACCTGAAGTTTCTTGGTCCATTTGCCGAATTTTGCGAGCGACGGTGCACCGAACTGAACGTCACCACGCAGGATGGCGGCAAGAACCTTGTCGTCATCAAACAGCTGCGAGTTCGGATAGATTTCGATCTGGACCTTGTCGCCAAGAATTTCTTCGGCGCGTTTTTTGAAGAAGTCGGCACCCTGGCCTTTCGGGGTGTTCGGCGCAACAACGTGCGCGAACTTGATCACTTCCTGTGCCGAGGCGGCAAAGTTGGACCCCAGAAGTGCTGCGGCGGCAACGCCAGCAGCAAGAATGCTTTTGCTGATAGGACGCATCAAAACGTCTCCCTTGATGAATTAAATCTGTTTTCCCGTTAGCGCGCCATTTTTGGCGTCGTTCTAAAACGCCGTTTGGCGCTGTGCCGTAATCAGCAAGCACCGGGCCAGTTCGAAATCAGTTGGATTTATGTAATTATATCAATGAAATAAGGTTGATTTCATGTTGCTGCGGCGCAACAAATTTTAGCTATTTCGTGCGTGAAGGCGCACACGTATTTCGCGGCAGTGTGCGGACTGCCGCACACTATGCCGGGCGCGGATTTGACGGACCGGACGACAGAAAAAAGCCCGTCTAACTGACGGGCTCGTGATCGGTTGATTAGCGCGGGCGTCGGAATTCGGCCGGGACAATGTTGTATTTGGTCAGCTTGTCGTAAAACGTCTTGCGCGGCACGCCAAGCGCACTGACCGTGGCCGTAACATTGCCGCCATGTTCGCGCAGGGCTTCGGTAATCAGGCTTTTTTCAAATGCCTCGACTTGCTGGGGCAGGGGGACGGCATAATTGTCTTCGCCATCCTCGTTGTTTGTCAGGGGATCAAGACCAAGAACACGGCGTTCGGCGGCATTGCGGAGCTCGCGCACATTGCCCGGCCAGTCATAGGCATTGAACCGTGCCAGTTCCGCCGCACTCAAGGCGGTGACGGTACGGTCGAACCGCTTGGCGGCATCACGGGTGAAATATTCAAACAACAGCGCGATGTCATCCTTGCGATCACGAAGTGGCGGGATATGCAGTTGCACGACATTCAGGCGATAATAAAGATCTTCGCGAAACGCACCGCGTGCCGATGCGGACCGCAGATCAACCTTGGTGGCAGCAATAACCCGCAAGTCGATTGGCAGAACCCGGTTTGATCCAAGCCGTTCAACCGCGCGTTCCTGCAAAACCCGAAGAAGCTTGATTTGCAGCGCTAGCGGCATGCTTTCGATTTCATCAAGGAACAGCGTGCCCTTGTCGGCAAATTCGAACTTGCCGATGCGTTTGTGATCGGCCCCGGTGAAGGCGCCGGCTTCGTGGCCAAACAGTTCTGATTCAATCAGATGTTCGGGCATGCCGCCGCAATTCACCGCCACAAACGGGCCGGGGCGCCCCGACATTTCATGCAGATTTCGTGCGATTACTTCCTTGCCCGATCCGGTTTCGCCGTTGATCAGGACATGGGCGTTGGTGGCCGCGACATTGCCGATGAGGGTGCGCAGCTTTTCCATCGCCGGATTACGACCAATGAAGTCCGATGCGTTTTTGGAATGGCGCGCGAGTTCGATCTTGAGTGTGCGGTTCTCAAGCACAAGGGCGCGGTGGCTCATTGCGCGGCGGGTAATGTCGATGAACAGATCCGGGGCATAGGGCTTTTCGATAAAATCAAATGCCCCGTCATGCATGGCCTGAACGGCGGTTGCGACATCCCCATGCCCGGTGACCAGAATTACCGGCATTTCCGGATCGATCTTTTTGACCTCTGTCAGCAGATCAAGGCCGTCCATTTTCGGCATGCGAATGTCGGAAATCACAATGCCCGGCCAGCCTTTTTTCAGGCGTTCAACCGCAGACGCGGCGTCCGAGAAAACTTCGACAGGGATGTCGGCAAGCTCCAGCGTTTGGTGTGCGGCTTCACGCACATCTTCGTCATCGTCAACAAACAGAACGCATTCGGCACTGGTTGGCACTGGCTTATCCTTTGACCCGATAACACGATCAGAGGACAATTTGCTTGTCAGCCCTGATCGTGATGGTTTGCAAGGTATGTGCGGGTTTCTGAGGGTGTTTTAGCAGCCGTGAAGGCGGGCGTCGAGATGCTGTTTTTCGGTTCCGTATCGCCGGGGCCATCATAGCGGAGCTCGACAATGAAGGATGCGCCGCCTTGCGGGCGGTTTTCCGCACGGAGCGTTCCACCAAAGCTTCGAATGATGCCATAACAGATTGAAAGGCCAAGCCCCAGGCCATCACCAAACGGTTTGGTGGTAAAGAAGGGATCAAAAAGCTTGGGCAGGTTGTCTGGCAAAATGCCATGCCCGTTGTCATTAACCTTCACAATCACACGGTCTTCGCCGCCGGTGATCGCGATATCAATTTCGGGGTTGGCCATATTCTGGCAGGCATCCGCCGCGTTATTGATGAGATTGGTAAAGACCTGGGTCAGCTGATTGGCCTCGGCAATGACGTGTTTGACATCGCCGTGCTGGTGCAGGGTGATGTTTTCGACACCCGCACGTCCGCTTTCAATCGCAAGATCAATTGCCATCTGCATCTGGGCCGGGACATCGACCGGATGATTATCCTGTTCCGGGCGGCGCGAAAATGTTTTGAGGTTGCCGGTAATCCGCCCCATGCGGTCGGTCAGTTCTGAAATCCGTTGCAGATTGCGGTTCGCCGTTTCCTTATTGTCGCGCGCGATGAACTTCATCGCGTTTTCCGCATAGTTCCGAATGGCGGTCAGGGGCTGGTTGATTTCATGGGCGATCCCGGCGGACATCTGACCAAGGGCGGCAAGCTTGCTGGTTTGGACCAGTTCGGCCTGGGCTGTGCGAAGCGCGTCTTCGGTACGGGATCGCTCGGTAATTTCCTCTGCCAGGCGCTGGTTGGTGTTCATAAGATCGGTCGTGCGCAGGCGAACCTGACGTTCCAGTTCGCGTTGCGACCAGTCGCGGATTTCAAGCTGTTCAAGCATCGCGCGCCGGCGTTGCAGGATGATGAAAATCAGACCGGTCAGAATGATATGCGCAGCCCCGCCCATTGCACCGGCACTGATCACGGATCGATCCAGCACGGATTTATCGGTCAAAAGAAACATCCGCCAGCCCTGCTTGGGAAGTGTGCTTGCCGTGACCAGATAGGTTGTCTTGTCTGGCGTGGTCTGGCGCGTTTGCGGTTTGCCGGTTGCTTGTTCGTTGGCGGTTCGTGCCTCGTCTTCGCTGGCAACCGGGCCGAGGCTGAGGATTGCCGGGTTATCGTCAACCGGCCATGCCCCATCCAGCAACGGCATGGGTTCAAGCGGATAGTCACCATATTTGCGCGACGCGATCAGGCGGGGACGGTCATTGTTACCGAGCCCGGCAAGGTCGCGAAACCGCCAATCGAGGTTGGATGAAATGATAACGACGCCGTTCTGATCGGTGACCAGAACGCTTTCGCTGCCGCGCGCCCAACGTTGCACAAGGGTTTCAAGGTGGGTCTTGACCACCACGGCCCCAGCAAAACGCGTCCCGTCCGGGCGCACCGGGTGGGAGATATAATAACCCGGTACGTTCGAGGTAATCCCGAAGGCAAAGTAATGACCGGTCAGGCCGCTTTTGGCCTGCTGGAAATAGGGGCGGAAGGAAAAGTTGCGCCCGATAAAGGACGCATCGCTGTTCCAGTTGCTGGCAGCCAGGGTGTCGCCATTTTGATCCATGAAATAGATGTCTGAGGCGCCGCTGTCGGCTGCCAGTTTTTCAAGGTAAATGTTGACGGCCTTGGCAATCACCGGATCGGCATAGATTGCAAGATCGATGATGCGCTTATCCGATGCCAGCGTAATCGGCAGATATTCGTGTTCCTTGATCGCGCCCTGAAGGTTGGATCGATACAGTTCAAGCTTGTTGCGCCCATCTTCCGTGATGTCGATCAGCTTTGCCTCATGCCAGAACGTCGTGACCAACCACACGGTTACCGGCAGCAGTGCAAGCAAACCGCATAATACGATCCGGGATATTCTTTTGATTGAAACCGAAGAGTTCAGCATTCTGTCCACGTTGGCGTTGGGCTTTGATCGACCCCTTCTTAAGGGTGGGAAGTCTTCCCTTAAAGGTGGGGCGCCGGGATTAGATTACAAAAAGATTTCAAAGCCCAGCGCAAATTTTACCGATGTTTCTCATGCTTGATAATCGTTGGATCAGGCTGTACCTATCAGGAAAGCATCCGCGGGATTTTCAAACCATATTTATGCACGGTTGATCAAGCCCGAACAAACCTGTCAGGAAAGTTCCCTGCATGAACGACGAAGACACACACCTGATCTGGGTTCTGGCCGATGACCGGACCGGCAATGTCAATCAGTGTTTGGGGGTTGCCGAGGCATTGGCACAGCCTTTCAAGCGCATTGATATCGGGTTTACGAAATTTGTGCGTCTTCCGAACTTTATCCGCAGAACCAGTCTGATCGGGATTGATGAGGCATCGCGCAGGCGACTGGTGGCGCCCTGGCCGGATCTTGTCATCTGTTGCGGGCGGCGTTCTGCACCCGTGGCACGCTGGATCAAAAAGCAAAGTCGCGGCCATACTCGCATTTGCATCATCATGCGACCGGATGGCTTCGAAAGTGCCTTTGACCTGATTGCCGTGCCGGCACATGACCGTTCTGTCATTCGTGAAAATATCGTCGAAATTCCGGGTGCGCCGCACCGTGTGACCGAAAGCAGGCTTTTGATCGAGGCCGACAAATGGCGCCCACATTTCAAAGGCCTGCCGGAGCCAAAGTTCGCCCTGATCATTGGCGGAAGTACCAAGCGCACGACCTTTACCAAAGACATGGCAGAACAACTGATCGACAAGGCGGTTGAGGCTGCAAGTGCGGTCAACGGGTCTTTGCTTGTCACCACCAGCCGCCGTACGGGTGTGGAAAACGAAGCCCTGATTGCCGAGCGGTTGGCAGCGTCCGGTGTGCCTTATCACCTGCATGACTGGACATCCCGGGCCGAAAACCCGTATTTCGGCTATCTCGCGCTTGCCGATGTGAAGATCGTGACAAGTGATTCCGTTTCGATGTGCTGCGAGGCGGCGGCGGCACCGGGTGGTGTCTATATCTTTGATCCCGATGGTCTGGCCAACAAGCGGCACAAACGCCTGCATCAAAGCCTTTATGAAGGCGGCTACGCCAGACCGCTTTTGCCCGACACCGAACTGGTGCCATTCAAGCATCCGTCCTTGCAGCCAGCCCGCATGGTTGCGCAGCGCTGTCTGGAGCTTTTGGGCGCCCCCTGACCTGAAAGGTCGATAACACCTTGTTTTGTTGTGGTGTATCGGGTCTATTCGCCGGGCACCACCACCAAGGAATATCGCCCCGATGTCTTCGTCCCCGACCGATCCCACCGCTGTGCGTGCGTTAAACGCACCGCAATTGTTTCCACGCCACATTGCGGTTGCGATTTTGGCTGCTGTTGCCTGCTTTTTTGCGGCAAACCATGTTGCCGCACGTCTGACATTTGAAAACGGGACAGGGCTGCTTCTGGCTGTTTTATGCCGCTCGGCTGTTGCGCTTTCGATCCTGATTGCGATTGTCTATTTCAAACGTCATTCCATTCGTTTGCCGCGTGGTCTGGTGCGCTGGCAATTGGTGCTTGGCCTGATGATCACGATCCAGAGCCTGTGTCTTTATTCCGCAGTGGCCCGTGTGCCGGTCGCCCTGGCGTTGCTGACGGCAAATACGTTTCCGATCATTCTGGCCTTGCTGACATGGGGGCTTGGCGGTCCACGCCCGACCTTGCGTGCGGCAGGTTTGATGTTGTTTATCCTGTCGGGCCTTGTGCTGGCGCTTGATCTGCCGGGTATTCTCGGCGGTGGGGCAGAGGTGACGTCAAGCTGGTGGCTGGGCATCGGCTTTGCGCTGATGGCAGCGACCGTTCTTTCGGTGGCCTTCTGGGTAACCGATCACAAGCTTGCCGGTATCAGCGGGCCGGTGCGCTCGATGTTCACCATGCTGGTTGTTTTTGTTTCGATGATCATTGCCGGGATCGGCGATGTTGTGCCGGGTGGCATGGGGCTTCCGAATGCCACGCCCGGATGGATGGGGCTTTTGGCCTTGATGCTGCTTTATGGCGGGGCGTTCGCGGTTCTGTTCATCAATGTGCCGCGTCTTGATATGGCGCGCAATGCGCCAGTAATGAATATGGAGCCAATCGCGACATTGCTGTTTGGCTGGGTCATTCTGGGGCAGATGATCAGCCCGATCCAGATGCTGGGCGGGCTGGTCGTGGTCAGCGGCATTGTCATCCTGACCCTGCGCAAAGGGGCATGAGCTGAATAAAAAAGGGAGCCATTTGGCTCCCTTCTTGCAGTGTGTTTGTTTTATCAGACGGCTTGTGAATGCCGCCCGTGCGCGTGGTTGAGATAGGTATCAAATGCGGCACAGACTGCACGCACCAACGGACGGCCCAACTCGCTCAGTTTAATGTAGTTCCCCTGAACCTCGACAATGCCATCCCGGGTCATTGCCTTGATGCGCTCAAGTTCTGGTGCGAAGCGATCGGCCGAAATGCCGTGGCTAGCGCAAACCGGGTCAAGGTCAACGGCAAGATTGCACATCAACTCATTAATGATGTCGCGGCGCAATTTGTCCTCATTGGTCAGGGCAACACCCTTTTCAATAGCGCATTTGCCGTCTTCGACCGCGCGCTGCCAGCGGGCCAGCGCCGGGTCATTTTGCGCATAACCCTGCGGCAGGGACGAAATTGCAGACGGGCCAAACCCGATCAGGGCTTCTGCCCGGTCGGTGGTGTAGCCCTGAAAGTTCCGGTGCAGCAGGCCATCAGACAGGGCGCGCGCCATGCTGTCGGCCTGATGGGCGAAGTGATCAAGGCCGATGGCGACAAAGCCATGCTTGGCAAGGCGGTTCTGAATTTCCTCATACTGCGCCCAGCGTTCCCCGGTATCTGGCAGGGCCTCGGTCGGGATAAGCTGTTGATGCTTTTTCATCCATGGCACATGGGCATAGCCAAAGACCGACAGGCGATCGGGGCAAAGCTCCACAGTCTGATCAACCGTTTCGCGCAGTGAGTCGACGGTCTGGAACGGCAGGCCATACATCAGATCGACATTGATGCCGGCAATCCCGTGCGAGCGCAATTTGGCAATCACATCACGGACAAGCTGCATGCTTTGAATGCGGTTAACCGCTGTCTGGACCTGTTGGTTGAAATCCTGAATGCCGATACTGGCACGGTTAAAGCCGCATTCGACCATGGCTTCCATGAAATCATCGGTCGCGGTGCGCGGATCCATTTCAATGGCAATTTCGGCATCATCAAGGATATCAAGGCGAGAACGAATTGCGGCCATGATGGCGCGCAGATCGTCGGCCTTGAGGATGGTCGGGCTGCCGCCGCCAAAGTGAATGTGCGACACCGTGAATTTCTGATCTGTGGGCAGTTTGCCAAGGGTGCCTTCGATCTCTGTCAGAAGGGCTGTGACATAGCCATTCACCGGTTTGTAAGTTTTGGTGATCTTGGTGTTGCAGCCGCAGAACCAGCACATTTCCTCGCAATAGGGGACATGCAGATAAAGCGAAAGCGGCTGTGCGGGATCAAGATCACCCAGCCAACCTTCAAACACCTCGCCATTCACATCGGCATGGAAATGCGGCGCGGTCGGATAGCTGGTATAGCGCGGCAGTCGCAGGTCGTATTTTTCGTAAAGGGCAAGCTGCATGACGGACATCCCGATAATTCGTTCTGTCCGTCTTTTGCATTATTCCAAACTTGCCTTCCTTGATATGCGTCAAGGGTGGGGAACAGGGAAGCCGTGTCGTTCGCTTAACGCCAGCAAAATGTTGTCCTTGCCATCAATGAAGGCATGACCATTTGCGGTGCCGGTTTGAAGCGATGATGTATCGCCGGATTTCAGGATCATTACCGGAAGTGACTGATGATCTTCGCCCAGAAGCGCAATCACATCGTGCCGAGGACGGGGCCAATTGATATGACGAATATCAAGCCCGGCAAGCAAGTCTGGGAAAGATCCCAAAACCCCATCAATCAACGCACAATGCCAGCAGTAAAAGCGTTGGTTTGGCCATGCGGGATCTTCAAAGTCGGGTTTGAGCAGGAATATCGTATCGCGTTCAAGATCCGGCATCGGGTGTGGCCCTTTTGGTGGTGGCACTGTGCTTGCGCCGTGGCGATGTCAGGGGCGGCCTTCAAAGATGCTTGAAGGCCGATATCAGATCGGCACGAAGGGCGGCCAGACGGTCACGGCCCTCGTCTTCGTCATAGGGTTTGGCGGTGCCAACACCCCAAACCGGGCCTGGCCATACGGCGTCGTCCTTGAAGCGGCCAATGACGTGGCAATGAAGCTGCGGCACCATATTACCCAGCATCGCGACATTGGTTTTGAAGGCATCAAAGCGACGTTTGATGACGCTTGAAACGGCAGCCACTTCATCGCCCAGGATTTTGCGATCTTCCGTACTCAGATCGTCATAATCGACAAGGTCGGGGCGTCTGGGTACAAGAATGAGCCAAGGATAACGCGCATCATTCATCAAAAGCACATGCGATAGCGGCCCGTCGGTGACGAGGGTGGTATCGGCGGCAAGCTGGGGATGAAGGGTGAATGCGTTATTCATGGTCAGTCCTTGTTATCGTGATAGCCCGATCAATGTCCCTGCTTATAACCTGCCGTGCTTTCTCTGTCTTGGTCTGTGGTGTGAAATCCGTCAGATAGCTTTGCGGATAGGTGCGAAAATTGGCGGGAAGGTCGGGCCCTCCCGCCAGGGAAGTCATGCGACCTTTACATCGCGATGTTTGGCAAGAAGCTGATCAACAAGACCGATGACTTCTTGTTCGGCTGCGTGAATGGAGGCCTCGGTTCGTTCGTCGGCGAACTCGTCATATTCAATGGCGGCACCAAACTGATCGGTGATGCCGATATATTGCAGCGGGGTAAACAGCCCGCCTTCGACAAAGTTCAGGTGCGCAATACGACCATCGGGCCCATAGCCATAGTCGCCACGTGATGACAGGGCGACAATCGATTTGTTGCCGGTCACCATTGGCCAATAGGGGACGTCGCCACGCGTACGGTCAAAGCCGAATGTCCGGCCAACGCGGACAATGT from Thalassospira indica harbors:
- a CDS encoding DinB family protein, encoding MSKMNFNDYGRCMATYNSWQNGVLFDLCDQIGDVERRLDRNMFFGSIHNTLNHILYVDLRILTILRTGEAGPFAPTTIVADDFETLKAMRAEVDADITEFVEGADHSWQDEIRELPFPDGVTRKLPRQLFLVQLLNHQTHHRSQITSELHKMGLDYGNTDVPYTPDLPIS
- a CDS encoding TRAP transporter large permease codes for the protein MTIAFLFILLFGLMALGAPIAISLGVASLSTILLFGDDSLATLAEKLFGGMEHYTLLAIPYFILASAFLSTGGVARRLIRFAIDTVGWFPGGLAMASVLACMLFAAVSGSSPATVVAIGSIVIAGMVRAGYPQSFAAGVICNAGTLGILIPPSIVMVVYAAATEVSVGRMFLAGVIPGIMVGLMLMIAIYIVARIKKLPSQPRPTLGEWGGALFSASGGLLLVLLIMGGIYGGVFTPTEAAAVAAFYAMFVAVLFYRDMGPIKELSWVPENGNTGIGSLMAHNLPKMGKALVLIPFDKEVRHVLLDAGKVTIMLMFIIANAMLFAHVLTSERIPHTIAETIIGWGLPAWGFLIVVNIVLLIAGNFMEPSAILLIMAPILFPIAMQLGIDPIHLGIIMVVNMEIGMITPPVGLNLFVTSGITGMPLLKVVKAAFPWLLILLGFLILITYVPVISTWLPTTLMGPERIMTH
- a CDS encoding TRAP transporter small permease; this translates as MISTVVNRLEEGIIALLLAAMTSLTFVNVVMRYVFNSGLTWALETTEFLFAWLILFGMSYGVKVGSHIGVDALVRLFPKNAQRVIGLIVVAAGILYSSWLIIGGWELVSFNHMLEMEAEDSPIMLWIVYLIMPVGAALLAFRLAQVGWRIITGQQVGFNLADEAREAIDQLGASTVEDDKSATASTPKS
- a CDS encoding TRAP transporter substrate-binding protein yields the protein MRPISKSILAAGVAAAALLGSNFAASAQEVIKFAHVVAPNTPKGQGADFFKKRAEEILGDKVQIEIYPNSQLFDDDKVLAAILRGDVQFGAPSLAKFGKWTKKLQVYDLPFLFKDMDAVSCFQNGEKGQELLNAMSSKGLTGVGYWHNGLKQLSANKPLRAPEDAAGQKFRIQSSDVIAAQFEAVDAVPQKMAFSETYSALQTGVVDGQENTWSNIYSKKFFEVQDYITESNHGLLDYMVVTSTKWWEGLDPEIRDGLAQAMKEASDYANGLSAELTAEQRQAVIDSGETEILQLSGEEFAKWQTAMKPVWDEFSGDIGQDIIDAAAACN
- a CDS encoding sigma-54-dependent transcriptional regulator, whose amino-acid sequence is MPTSAECVLFVDDDEDVREAAHQTLELADIPVEVFSDAASAVERLKKGWPGIVISDIRMPKMDGLDLLTEVKKIDPEMPVILVTGHGDVATAVQAMHDGAFDFIEKPYAPDLFIDITRRAMSHRALVLENRTLKIELARHSKNASDFIGRNPAMEKLRTLIGNVAATNAHVLINGETGSGKEVIARNLHEMSGRPGPFVAVNCGGMPEHLIESELFGHEAGAFTGADHKRIGKFEFADKGTLFLDEIESMPLALQIKLLRVLQERAVERLGSNRVLPIDLRVIAATKVDLRSASARGAFREDLYYRLNVVQLHIPPLRDRKDDIALLFEYFTRDAAKRFDRTVTALSAAELARFNAYDWPGNVRELRNAAERRVLGLDPLTNNEDGEDNYAVPLPQQVEAFEKSLITEALREHGGNVTATVSALGVPRKTFYDKLTKYNIVPAEFRRPR
- a CDS encoding sensor histidine kinase, which encodes MLALLPVTVWLVTTFWHEAKLIDITEDGRNKLELYRSNLQGAIKEHEYLPITLASDKRIIDLAIYADPVIAKAVNIYLEKLAADSGASDIYFMDQNGDTLAASNWNSDASFIGRNFSFRPYFQQAKSGLTGHYFAFGITSNVPGYYISHPVRPDGTRFAGAVVVKTHLETLVQRWARGSESVLVTDQNGVVIISSNLDWRFRDLAGLGNNDRPRLIASRKYGDYPLEPMPLLDGAWPVDDNPAILSLGPVASEDEARTANEQATGKPQTRQTTPDKTTYLVTASTLPKQGWRMFLLTDKSVLDRSVISAGAMGGAAHIILTGLIFIILQRRRAMLEQLEIRDWSQRELERQVRLRTTDLMNTNQRLAEEITERSRTEDALRTAQAELVQTSKLAALGQMSAGIAHEINQPLTAIRNYAENAMKFIARDNKETANRNLQRISELTDRMGRITGNLKTFSRRPEQDNHPVDVPAQMQMAIDLAIESGRAGVENITLHQHGDVKHVIAEANQLTQVFTNLINNAADACQNMANPEIDIAITGGEDRVIVKVNDNGHGILPDNLPKLFDPFFTTKPFGDGLGLGLSICYGIIRSFGGTLRAENRPQGGASFIVELRYDGPGDTEPKNSISTPAFTAAKTPSETRTYLANHHDQG
- a CDS encoding mitochondrial fission ELM1 family protein; protein product: MNDEDTHLIWVLADDRTGNVNQCLGVAEALAQPFKRIDIGFTKFVRLPNFIRRTSLIGIDEASRRRLVAPWPDLVICCGRRSAPVARWIKKQSRGHTRICIIMRPDGFESAFDLIAVPAHDRSVIRENIVEIPGAPHRVTESRLLIEADKWRPHFKGLPEPKFALIIGGSTKRTTFTKDMAEQLIDKAVEAASAVNGSLLVTTSRRTGVENEALIAERLAASGVPYHLHDWTSRAENPYFGYLALADVKIVTSDSVSMCCEAAAAPGGVYIFDPDGLANKRHKRLHQSLYEGGYARPLLPDTELVPFKHPSLQPARMVAQRCLELLGAP